The Pseudomonas viciae genomic interval CGTCGGAAAATTCGGTTTGAATTAGGACCTTGTCCGACCATTCCCACAAAGTCTGGTCAGCTGTAAGGGCGGTGTGTATATCCGTTTCTGCGGTAACGGCTGCTGACGGTTCCGCCCTTACGGCGGCTCACTTTTGAGAAGCGCAAAAGTAAGCAAAACGCTTTATGCCCCACCACTCGGTGCCTCGCTTAGGCTCGGCATGCCCGAACGAAGGCATTGCTCCGTGGGCCCGCCGCGAAGGGCCATCCATGGCCCAGCGCGGCTATCCCGGCATCCATGCCGGGATGCCCACTACGCAATGCCTGCGTTCGGCCATCGTGGTTAACGGGGCGCCAAAATCTACGTCCTCCGCGAGGCGGCCTTATAGCCGACCTGACTCTTGGTGAGACCGCGTTTCTCCTGTGGGAGCCAGCCTGCTCGCGATAGCAGTGGATCTGCTTGCATCAGCGTTGGATGTGCCGCCGTCTTCGCGAGCAAGCTCGATCCCACAACTGGATCTGAGTATAGATCCTTACAACCGCCCCGCCGGCGCATAAGGCACAGGATCAATCACCGGCTCACGCCCCAACATCAGATCAGCAAACAACCGACACGACGCCGGCGCCAACACCAACCCATTGCGATAATGCCCACAGTTCAACCACAGCCCCGCAAACCCCGGCACCTCGCCGATATAAGGAATACCTTCAGGCGATCCAGGCCGCAACCCAGCCCAGTGCCCAACCACCTCAGCCCCCGCCAGCGCCGGAATCAGCTGCTGGGCCGAAGCCTTCAGACTCTCCAGCGCTTTATCGGTCGGGGTCTTGTCGAAGCCTTCACGCTCCAGCGTGCTGCCGACCAAAATATGCCCGTCACGACGCGGGATTGCATAACGCCCCTTCGCCAGAACCATGCTCGGCAGAAAATCCGCCGCGCACTTGTACAAAATCATCTGGCCCTTGACCGGCTCGACCGGCAACTTCAGCCCCAGGGTCTTGAGCAGCTCACCACTCCAGGCACCAGCCGCCAGCACCACCTGATCGCCACGAATCTGTCCCGCCGAGCTATTCACCCCAACGATACGCTCGCCATCGCGAATGAACCCACTGACTTCACAGTGCTCATGCAGCGTGACATTGGGCAGCGCCTGC includes:
- the thiO gene encoding glycine oxidase ThiO, producing the protein MTRQQQVVIVGGGVIGLLTAFNLASEGQGVVLLDRSSVGQESSWAGGGIVSPLYPWRYSPAVTALAHWSQDFYPQLGQRLLAATGIDPQVHVTGLYWLDLDDQVEALAWAEREGRPLRAVDISSVHDAVPVLGAGFSRAIYMADVANVRNPRLVKSLKAALQALPNVTLHEHCEVSGFIRDGERIVGVNSSAGQIRGDQVVLAAGAWSGELLKTLGLKLPVEPVKGQMILYKCAADFLPSMVLAKGRYAIPRRDGHILVGSTLEREGFDKTPTDKALESLKASAQQLIPALAGAEVVGHWAGLRPGSPEGIPYIGEVPGFAGLWLNCGHYRNGLVLAPASCRLFADLMLGREPVIDPVPYAPAGRL